The DNA region gatggtgtggattgcactctcagcaaatttgcggatgatactaaactgggaggagtggtagatacgctggaggggagggataggatacagaaggacctagacaaattggaggattgggccaaaagaaatctgatgaggttcaataaggataagtgcagggtcctgcacttaggacggaagaatccaatgcaccgctacagactagggaccgaatggctaggcagcagttctgcggaaaaggatctaggggtgacagtggacgagaagctggatatgagccagcagtgtgcccttgttgccaagaaggccaatggcattttgggatgtataagtaggggcatagcgagcagatcgagggacgtgatcgttcccctctattcgacattggtgaggcctcatctggagtactgtgtccagttttgggccccacactacaagaaggatgtggataaattggagagagtccagcgaagggcaacaaaaatgattagggatctagaacacatgacttatgaggagaggctgagggagctgggattgtttagcctgcagaagagaagaatgaggggggatttgatagctgctttcaactacctgaaagggggttccaaagaggatggctctagactgttctcaatggtagcagatgacagaacgaggagtaatggtctcaagttgcagtgggggaggtttagattggatattaggaaaaactttttcactaagagggtggtgaaacactggaatgcgttacctagggaggtggtagaatctccttccttagaggtttttaaggtcaggcttgacaaaggcccggctgggatgatttaactgggaattggtcctgcttcgagcagggggttggactagatgaccttctggggtcccttccaaccctgatattctatgattctatgatctgcatctttaggtgacTAAACACCTTAGAAAGTCTAGCCCTTGAAGacaaaggctacatctacaccGTAGCCAGGGGTGTGATCTGTGGATCGTGCAGATGTACCCATGCTAGCCGTAACCTTGTTAGCTCACTGAAAACAGCCAGGAGGATGCAGTGGAGTGAGCTTCAGTGCAGGCAGGACAAGCGAGCACACACCCCGGAGGGTAAGGAGGACTTGTGcagcccatgctgccacatcCTCAAGGCTGTTTTTATCAAGCTAGCTAGAGCGCAGTTAGTGCAGGTACGTCTGCATGAATGAGGCACAGCGCatcccacacacccctcccccccgctgcagTGCAGACCTACCTCCAACAGTGTCTTGCTGTGATGACCACGCAATGAGTCAGTGGCCAGGAagagaagccaggtctcccaactccctgcccactCCCTTTTCCACCAGACTAGGCTACCTCTGTCTTTGCACCGCTTGCCAGAAACCACCCCCACCCTAGCCTAACCTACTCTTCCCATGCTCTTGCCCTGtgcccaaaagaaaagaaaagctgtcACTATATTGAGCCAATGGTTGAATCCGGCAGCAGGATCTGCTTCCTTTAATGGCCACCAacactccattttttaaaaaaagtttgcacAGGAACAAACAGGTGGTGTGGGTTAAATAACCGTGGCTTCGGACTGGAGGAGAGCATCTCCATGGCAGTGTGTGGCGCTGTTAGGGCTCCAAACCAATTGTAACTGACCAGAAAGAAGCCGTTCCCTACTTAGCACTGACTCTTGCACTTCTCCACTTTACAAACATCTCTGTGAGGCAGGCAGGTTTGAACCTTACCAATCTGTGAAATGGCTAAGTGAGGAACGCAACTGCTCAGTGACTCGCCTGTGGTCACAGAGTCAGTCACCAGGATAGccggaaatagaacccaggagtcctattTCCTAGTCCTCTGCCATTAACCTGCACTGGATCGATCGCCACTCATTCCTCGAGAGAGATGGCACGGAACTCAGCATGCAACCACAGAGAGGGGCACACCCAGCAGTGGGTTGCTTCCAGGTGTTCTGACATTTAAAAAGACAGAAATCATGGAAGATTATCTGGCCGCCAGGTATTTGAAGGTTGGTGGCTAGTCAGTTCTCAGCCCACAGAGTGATCTATTAGGCCTCGACCTCAGGCAATGAGGAAAAGCCTTTCCAACCCTTTCCCCTAGATCTTAGCTACAGATCGTACATGTATGACTCCTCCCTGTGTTCCTGGCTACTATTTTATTTGCTGCTTAAAATTGGATTGTCATTTATACTCGTGCCAAGTCTTAATCAGCTGACTACCTGATGAGGAAGATGCTGATGAGGTTTCTTCTGTGCTAATGTATCCGACCGTCTCGCTGCTGGTTTCCTCTCTGGATATGCTCATGGCCGTCATCTGATGGGTCACAGGAGTCTGAGTGCTGGGAGTATtcacaacaacaaacaaaccacagggcaaacagaaatattttcctcTGATGAGCAGTTATGTGAGAGGCATCTTCAGCTCATAAAATTAACTTCATTACATTCACAGAAACTGCAGCGGCACGGTAGGTCAATCATTTAACCTTTCTTCTCTGGAGACTTTGGGTCAAGTTTCTCTTAGGACTCAAATGGAATGAATTTGTGATGATCtcagccttcctcctcccccctaaTCCCAAGGCCATGGACAGGATTCACAGTCCACAGAGAGAGGTCCAGGACTGGAACAGCTTCTGGTGAGGATTGTACAGCTATGGCAAAGCTGAGTGAGAACAGCAGGGGTGGTGTGAGAGATGAAGCAGCTGGGACAGACCAATGGGATTTGAATACAGCGGGTTTTGGGATTCTGCCTAGGGTGcacaggcagagctgtgtgtgtagAAATGGGCACAGTATTTCTATGTACTACAACTTAGTATTCTGGGTCAGAAATCCACCTGATTCTTCTCCCTCGAAGAGTCTAAGCCCTGGatgtttttccttccatttatTAAAGTCTGTTTCAGACACATCTGTATCATTGGTTTTGAATTTAATACTATCTGGAGCCTTTGAAAGCTATGAGCAGAATTCAACCCTGGGTTAACAGCCATCAATGGAATTACAGTGGGGATGGATTTGATCTGGTGGGTTTTTCATTCCCTCTAGAAAAGAGGCAAGGCCGGTttctctctttcatcaacagCCCCTTCCAAATGAGGAGCTGGGCTGGCCTCCCCTGCATTCAGCCGCTGAAGTGAACACACCCAGGCAGTCAGCTCCCTCAATCAAATTAAGGACAGAACTCTGCTGAACTTTACAGCAATGAACTGGAGACAATAGGTCTGATTCTCCTATGTCTCATTCCAGCCCTCCAGGGGTTTTCTAGAACACACATCACTCCTGTATCCAGGTGCTGCACCGGTACATTAGCCACACATAGGGAGGTCTATTGTGGACTTCCCGAAGTATTGTGTTCCTCTCATTCACAGCATTTTTACACCtacagttccactgacttcaatggaattattctCCTCTCAGGCTGGTGTAAAGAGTCAGGCCCTGTGGCTTGTCTGTACAGACAGGATGCTCCTCTGAAATGAAGCAGGCGGAGAGGAAAAGGATCAGACAGGGTTAACCTCAGCAAAGCTCCAAGCAGCACCTGCATGGAGGTGGAAGGATACTCACAGGTGcctttcatacctggccccataTGTCAGCTAGTCACCTTTGGGGCATTAGAAGCTTGGATGCTGGCCCTGGTGTCTGGCAGGTGAACAGTCAGTGATCTCTTTAGACCCAGACTGTTTTAGAAAAGCTAATCAGCTGTAAGGGAGAGAATAAAAACCTCTCTCCTGGTCCCACAGCTATTGCTGGTAGATCCGCATAGAGTTTCTTGCCCCTACCTGGTTTTCACATCTTCAGGCGTCAGGTCTCCCTCTGTGCCCTGCCCTGGGATGGAATCTGAAGCCACAGGGCTGTTGCTGGGACCATTTGCTGCTAAGACAAAACCCCACATTCTCAGTGAACAATCAGAAATATCAGCAAGCTCCACAGGCGTTAACCAATAGCCAAGGGACAGCAGGCAAGGCTCAGGAATGAATTCCTGATTCACTTGGTGTCCTTCAGACCCAGGATCACAAAACCCTTCTCACCAACTCAAGCTGTTTTTGCCACAAGAGCCAAAGGGATCATCCACTGAGGTTTCAGGTGCTCCTGAGGCTTTGATGGATGATGAGGAGAACCTACCCCCAAAGGCTccgagtgctgagcaccctcaactcccattggcttcaatggaaggctgctcagctccctgcaggatcaggcttctTTGAGAGTTCCCCTCTCAGTTTCTTGGTACTGAGAAACCAACCTGCCCCATTCTCCACCTCGAGACAGACATGCCCTTTGAAAGGGCCCTTAAAGGGACGCTGCAGGCGCCTACGTTATCTTGAACCCAAATGTTATTTTGCCACTGCTTAAAGCCAAAGGACCAGATTCCCAGCTGCTGTCAATCAGTGTTGTTTCACTGGCTACAACAGAAACACAccgatttacacctgctgaggatctaaACCAAACTCTTTAGTGAATTCTCTAATCCTCCTTAAGGAATAACAACCTCCTTAGCGTACCATCCCCCACAGTGAAATCAAGTACAGCATTGCTATGCTGGGGATAAAAATTATACAAGGGATTTATCAGGCATCTCTCACGTTGCTATCTAAGTACCTGTACACTCAGTGTCTGCATAAACCCACAGCAGGAGTGAATCCTGCTAATGATGGGAAGAACAGAGTTTGTCTTCACAGCTGCCTCTCTGTTCAGTCACATGTCTAATGTGTTCAGTAGCAAGGATCAGATCCTTAATTTCACTGCTCTGATTGTCAGCACTATTGAGATGAGAAAACTAGACAACCCAAGTGGCCAATTTAATCCCTGGTGccatttcactgacttcagtgggtttgcaccagggatgaatctggcctgATGTCTCTGGTGGTAACTGGGGAGCTGAGGGAGCAGCAGAACAGCATGGAGTCTCACTGTCAGGACATGCAACATACTGGAGTGTGATGAATGGGAGCCATGTCTAACAAACAATTTGGATCAGGGTGCATACAATTAAGGTAGTGCAGGGATTGTGAGAGCCTGGTTTATATGCCGAGGCAGAGATCTCTCAGATCGGCTGAGAGGCAGCTCTACATTTCATCCATTCTGTCCTGGCTTCATAAAATATCACGCACCCAGATTTCCAATCAATGGACTTTCCTCTACCTGGGGGGCTTATCCGGCCGCTGCTCTGTTGCCTCTGTAGATACTCCTTATAGCAAACTGAGCACATCCCATTGGTCCGGGGGCTGCCGTAGAATCCACAGCCTGTGGTACACAGCATAGGCACCTGTGTTTGATTAGTCTCCTGGGCCATTGTCACTTCTCCAACTACAAAGCAGGAACAAGAGAGACACACAGCAGTTACATATCAGCGTGACATTTCCTTGTACATTGTGGCTGACCAAGGAGGTGCACAAAGGCCCCCAAGAGAGGCGTGATCTTGTGCAATTTTCCCCCCTCAAAAGTTACGCTCATGCACAAGTGTTTGCTAGATCAGGGCCCTTGCGAACTCTGCAACCCATATTCACAAGTGGCCTAGTCCTGCATCACTAAAGTCAAAAGAAGCAGGATTGTAAGTAGTCCCTCCTCATACAAGTAGGCCTACTAAAGTCATGGGATACCTACATGAGTAAGGACTACTTGTGAGAGTAAAGGCTGTACTATCAGGTCCCAAATAGCAATCAGAAATTTCCTTACGTGTGTTAGCAGCAGCTCCCTCAATCACTAAATCTAAGCATTTAAACGGACCATACTAGGGTGGGTTAGTTACGTTTTGCACTTTTACAGCTTTCGTTTTCATTTATAGCAAGTTTTCCTTTCTGGTTCTCAGGCACTAGCCCAAGGCTGTGATAACTAACCTGGAAAATATTAAAAGAGAACgtttaaatccaaacaaatgTCTGTGTTCTCTGAT from Eretmochelys imbricata isolate rEreImb1 chromosome 25, rEreImb1.hap1, whole genome shotgun sequence includes:
- the LOC144280156 gene encoding AN1-type zinc finger protein 5-like isoform X1, with the translated sequence MAQETNQTQVPMLCTTGCGFYGSPRTNGMCSVCYKEYLQRQQSSGRISPPAANGPSNSPVASDSIPGQGTEGDLTPEDVKTSTQTPVTHQMTAMSISREETSSETVGYISTEETSSASSSSETLLEISQNSAEGEKTSEKPKLKKNRCFTCRKKIGLTGFDCRCGNLFCAIHRYSDMHSCPYDYKAEAAEKIRKENPMIVAEKIQKL
- the LOC144280156 gene encoding AN1-type zinc finger protein 5-like isoform X2; this translates as MAQETNQTQVPMLCTTGCGFYGSPRTNGMCSVCYKEYLQRQQSSGRISPPANGPSNSPVASDSIPGQGTEGDLTPEDVKTSTQTPVTHQMTAMSISREETSSETVGYISTEETSSASSSSETLLEISQNSAEGEKTSEKPKLKKNRCFTCRKKIGLTGFDCRCGNLFCAIHRYSDMHSCPYDYKAEAAEKIRKENPMIVAEKIQKL